One Danio rerio strain Tuebingen ecotype United States chromosome 7, GRCz12tu, whole genome shotgun sequence genomic window, gtacacactcaggccctgttgaGGTAATTCAGCTTTTCATAAATGACATGTAACGTCAGGGAGTGATTTTTGCACGTTCATCGCTTCATTGACAGTGGAAATTGCTTGAGTGAAAGCTGAAAAACATCTCAAAACACTGTcgattaaatgtaaatgatagACGTCACGCCGGTGTGCATGATGAGGCTTAATTCTGCATCTACAAAACAATTTGCAATTTCAACATTAATTGAATTTGAGTGTACCGCTTCACAACAATACAATTGCCGTAGTAGTAGTTGTGGTAGTTTCCCCATCACATGAAAGGTAGATTAGCGTATTTGCATGGCtgattgtgttgtttgtgtgtgcagaaaGTGGACCCCAGTGGTCAGCCCACCAGCTCGGCTCATCCGGCCCGATTCTCACCCGACGACAAGTTCTCCAGGCACCGAGTGACCATCAAGAAGAGATTCGGACTCCTGCTGACGCAACAGCCCCGGCCTGtgctctaaacacacacacacacacacacacacacacacactcaatgacACTGGACTCAAGTCACTCacactttattatcattgtttttatttttgtacaaaaGAGCGATGTTTTCTGTTTTCACATGACCATCAAGAGTGCTCAACATTATTTTacactctcttttttttaaatacaataatatgaTTTGGGATTATCAAAAGCATGGCTCCATTGTTTGCTCAATGTGTTTTATGTGGAGCCGatggaaaataaaattaaatggctGAAAGTGTGATACTTTTGTGTTTTGTGGTTATTTAATACATGATCTAaaatagaaagattaaaaaaatatgtatttattttttttacttgtatttattttttaataatggaaGTATGACGCTGAGAACTACATTTCCCTACAGCGCAGCCTTCGCGCATGCGTCATGGCGCCGAGCAGcgtgcctctcgggagcgcgcttTACGCCCGTAGTCAGTCAAACGTGCTGATTTGATGATCTGGAACCGGAGCGATAAACACACCGGGTGTATTCGCGTGATGACCGGTGTTTATCGAGCCCGTGACCGCCGACAACACACTAGAGATCGACTGGAGCCTGAAATGAAGCGATTCTGCTGATCGGAAGTGAGTAACGCGACTGTTAATGCGGCTCTGCGTTTATGCCTCAAACAGCGCGAAAGAGTGATGCTGTATTACTTTCGCTTCATTACTTGTGTATGAAGAGTTTAAGTTGCTTTATGGGTGGACATTGTGTCATTATGAGCCGgtgtgagctgtgtgtgtgtctgtgatctGCTTATAATTGGCTTAATGGAGGCGCTCAGGTGCTGTTTGTGTTCCCTCACTGAAAGTGTCGCAGGAAACAACGGTTGGTCTGTGTCGCAAACCCAACCGAACACCCTATATAGACAGCACACCAGCCAGGCAGGGCTTTTGTGCCTTAATTGTGTCATGGTATTATCACTTAGGTTGCTAATACTGTTACTGTCCATTATGTACCCATGAAGACAGCTCATTAGGGTTTGACAAGTGCTGTCTAGCTAGGCTGCTCACTAGATTGTGAAGGTTTCTGAGGGTGCGATGGCTAGAAAGATGGCTATTTGGGCAGCTAGCTGGTATAATGCTACTATAATCTAGCTTGTTGTTATTCAGTgacaaacatatacatacatgtatacatattacatacacacacagtcacacatatatgtacacatattcattcattcattcattttcggcttagtccctttattaatcaggggtcaccacagcggaatgaaccgccaacttatccagcatatgttttatgcagtctatttccttccagctgcaaaccatctctggaattgctgagcactgtatatatgtatatgatagcacagtgtgtgtgtgtgtgcgtgtatatatatatatatatatatatatatatatatatatatatatatatatatatatatatatgtatatatgtatatatatatatatatatatatgtatatatgtatatatatatatgtatatatatatatatatatatatatatatatatatatatatatatatatgtatatatgtatatatatatatgtatatatgtatatatatatatgtatatatgtatatatatatatgtatatatatatatatatatatatatatatatatatatgtatatatgtatatatgtatatatatatatatatatatatatatatatatatatatatatatatatatatgtatatatgtatatatgtatatatatatatatatatatatatatatatatatatgtatatatatatatatatatatatatatatatatatatatatatatgtatatatgtatatatatatgtatatatatatatatatatatatatatatatatatatatatatatatatatatatatatatatatatatatatatatatatgtatatatatatatatatatatatatatatataaatatatgtatatatatatatatatatatatatatatatatatatatatatatatatataaatatatgtatatatatatatatttatatatatatatatatatgtatatatatatatatatgtatatatatatatatatatatatatatatatatatatgtatatatatatatatgtatatatatatatgtatatatatatatatgtatatatatatatatgtatatatatatatatatatatatatttatatatatatatatatatgtatatatatatatatatatttatatatatatatatgtatatatatatatatatatgtatatatatatatatatatatgtatatatatatttatatatgtatatatatatatatatgtatatatatatttatatatgtatatatatatatatatatatgtatatatatatatatatatatatatatatatttatatatatatatatatatatatgtatatatatatatatatttatatatatatgtatatatatatatatatatttatatatatatatatatatatatatatatatatatatatgtgtgtatatatatatatatatatatatatatatatatatatatacatatatatatatatatatatatatatatatatatatatatatatatatatacatatatatatatatacatatatatatatatatatatatatatatataaatatatatatatatataaatatatatatatatatttatatatatatatatttatatatatatatatttatatatatatatgtatatatatatatatatatatatatatatatatatatatatatatatatatatatatatgtatatatatatgtatatatatatgtatatatatatatttatatatatatatatatatatatatatatatatttatatatatatatatatttatatatatatatatttatatatatatatatgtatatatatatatatatgtatatatatatatgtgtatatatatatatatatatatatatttatatatatatatttatatatatatatatatatatgtatatatatatatattttatatatatatatatatatatatatatatatatgtatatatatatatatatatatatatatatatatatatgtatatatatatatatatatatatatatatatatgtatatatatatatatatatatatatatatatatatatatatatttatatatatatatatgtatatgtatatatatatatatatgtatatatatatgtatatatatatatatatatatttatatatatatgtatatatatatatatatatatatttatatatatatatatatgtatatatatatatatgtatatatatatatatatatatatttatatatatatatgtatatatatatatgtatatatatatttatatatatgtatgtatatatatatatatatatatatttatatatatatatatatatatgtatatatttatatatatatgtatgtatatatatatatatatatgtatatatatatatgtatatatatatgtatatatatatatatatatatatatatatatatatgtRtatatatatatatatatatatatatatatatatatatatatatatatatatatatatatatatatatatatatatatatatatatacatacatacacacacacacactgtgctattatatacatatatacagtgctcagcaattCCAGCTATAGGGTTTAAGTCCTGAAATGCACCCTTtccacttttatttaatttttgtttattttgctgtttttttcgacattttaaattaattcagtctcgacattttaaatgattagttttcgcaaaattaattaaaaattgtaacataataaataacatttttatgaaCTTTACTACTAAACTGCTccattatgtatgtatatatataaatgtgtgtgtgtgtgtgtatatatatatatatatatatatatatatatatatatatatatatatatatatatatatgatatatatatatatatatatatatatatatatatatatatatatatatatatatatatatataatttaatattgctatgacataacattacattattataatattatatttgattgtttattgAATATTTCATTacgttaaaattgtatttttttaactctcaGCATACAAAATATGGCAGAAAATGATGTTATATATTGATCATGGGTATAATTTATACTACTCGATATTTATTGGGGGCACTCAGATTTCCTAGGGCCCTAAGCGGCCGCTTACCTTGCTTAATGGTTAAATCTGCCCCTGGTGtgcagcataattgagtacagcccattttgaaaagtaatattttttattaaaccgaTGTATTCATCACAATAATATTTgtcaccaaacatgtttagaaattgaaagataatacaattgaataccggttaaatattgcaaaaataaatacaaactacaCAATTTCAACTTaacttttataatgtttttttttgcttgtcttgatttttttcctctttattaaatttgtatttaatatttttctatgacataaatgtggctgtactagtttttgaaacattattgtaagttatttggttagatgagctccagatttagcttcacTACTAACTAATgttgtatttgcacaaatataatattgtagagcttcctgcTAAACATATGAATTtgaaagagagatctgtgaggggtgcgcttatatatgctgagcactgtacatgcaTATagacatacatgtatatacagttgaagtcagaattattagcccccctgaattattagcgcccgtttattttttccacaatttctgtttaacggagggaagattgtatcaacatttctaatcataatagtgttaataactcatctctaataactgatttattttctctttgtcatgatgacagtaaataatattagactagatattcttcaagacacttctatacagcttaaagtgacatttaaaggcttcactaggttaataagatggacaaggcaggttagggtaattaggaaagttattgtataacgatgatttgttctgaagattatgggaaaaaaaattagcttaaaggggctaataatattgtcccaaaaatgggttttaaaaaatttaaaactgcttttattctagccgaaataaaacaaataagactttctccagaagaaaaaatattatcagacatactgtgaacatttccttgctctgttaaacatcatttgggaaatatttaaaagagaaaaaaaaatcaaaaaggggctaataattctgacttcaactactgtatatatatatatatatatatatatatatatatatatatatatatatatatatatatatatatatatatatttttttttaatgaaggaaGAACAAGGTGAAATAATACATACAAAGATTTGataaaactttttcttttttatatatatatatatttttttttttttccccgtgaacagcccctccccttcaaaaaaccctgaaataaataattatataaattaaatatttacatagtCACAAAGTTTTGCTGCAGTGAGGAAGTTTTTAATATCAATGTTTGCCCATTGAGTTTGATTGCGTTATACTTTTAAGCATAGACCTTTTAATTCCCCTCTTAGTTTTAGTTTGGGGAAAGTGTTAAGCCCTTTTCAAAGTAAGAGATCATTGGATTCCATACTGTATAAAACAG contains:
- the nop10 gene encoding H/ACA ribonucleoprotein complex subunit 3; the protein is MFLQFYLNENGERVYTLKKVDPSGQPTSSAHPARFSPDDKFSRHRVTIKKRFGLLLTQQPRPVL